The following proteins come from a genomic window of Anas platyrhynchos isolate ZD024472 breed Pekin duck chromosome 12, IASCAAS_PekinDuck_T2T, whole genome shotgun sequence:
- the FANCA gene encoding Fanconi anemia group A protein isoform X3 gives MMAGTGGSELRALLAGRARKRRSTFGSGAELCQAALRLLDRHQNLNDLLLEVEDLVKPAGESGKEHQEALSESFIVSVLQEQASRLGVPAAVLAAKNAVTNIEQICQPSASPSQVPLLNLDQRERLSCLLQTVKDLLVNNVFSRSRFCQEIWKMQDLPVLEAVWHLHRGNIIGLGELLESNPDAPAVVEWLCSSLCALCEQAEEPSQDAELAGSVLSDFAITFLQNGFQQTSELGRTCEFKKVPNICRAVLQRMLTWVLDAVGKEKQEDVFTLQAMRFWLNVFNVSIYRSAVHPDSLQQFFRHTLTEVLTYNPLLKVSDAIRMQREWSFTRTCSLLTALYRKLFVAFSAKESICQLQQVLETHEVNWQHVLSCVSVLVVCQAEAEQLFKDLLSHLLIKAFENYDMENMITAFLIARQAALEGPAVFMPYSEWFKASFGSAGGQHGSSKKALVFLFEFLSELVPFEVAPYLKVHIMYPPFVPSKHRSILLEYITLAKTRLADLKVAIEDMGLYEDLSSTDEAVQPQGQALRDVEKALQIFENTRKIPTSVIEASIFRRPYYISWFLPALLRPRVLPKAPDVCMAFIDSLKRADKIPSNLYSTYIQACCAMKEKMLQDESEVETSHSKEPIEQLKAELAELRVLIVDQAKHEDVPAQIALISDRLSSVLGHSGDENDTAALNSRIQVNVFDPKLEPCHQSVVDLLLTSFCQNLIAASYFNPPDRQGPCLSLFVKMICGHRRLIPALLGRLCQLIYHQGPSLNDAHILGLAAFVIHLSECRSLIPEVEADLGISQPVAEKVLSISEYWSCLLVCRTKESFSFCTRFCTAAISYLMCKFPSFSRDDLCALVPPSLVKKLQYIVPRLSLEARGITCEEGKADLSWSSLSCPSLNYRRASLCLWKQARFQELLKEKAFQLSFREWLLLELEVHPEEDILSASERQDFHYWAIYQWYLPAPSASGGCDGDLEKACGIIINTILDFSQRLDLGSYGQLKMSVNPDILCKLQELVLELGCRRKSLSGCLDAKSHFLFKILQERLKDRKHDSALGEQLWRQQELLLHRRILVGLPASALIMTCRKGKKTTLDCEDFFHFVNSELKNVCSRGYALPYDITSHFFRGLLNASLDCEEAAEAVNDVLTTCQTKCPIVLLSAVLWWPRLEPVLCSQWKRLFGAPLAEELERLRECQSWATRCV, from the exons ATGATGGCGGGCACGGGAGGGAGCGAGCTGAGGGCGCTGCTGG CAGGGAGAGCCAGGAAACGAAGAAGCACCTTTGGGAGCGGAGCAGAGCTCTGTCAAGCAGCTCTGCGGCTTCTGGACCGCCATCAGAACCTGAACGACCTCCTCCTGGAG GTGGAAGATTTAGTCAAGCCAGCTGGAGAGAGTGGCAAAGAGCACCAGGAAGCATTGTCAGAATCGTTTATTG tctCTGTTCTGCAGGAACAGGCCTCAAGATTGGGTGTCCCTGCAGCAGTCTTGGCAGCCAAAAACGCTGTTACCAACATCGAGCAGATCTGTCAGCCTTCTGCAAGCCCCTCTCAAGTACCACTGCTGAACTTGGACCAGAGA GAGAGACTGTCTTGCTTGCTTCAAACAGTCAAGGATTTGTTGGTGAACAACGTGTTCAGTCGCTCACGCTTCTGTCAAGAAATATGGAAAATGCAG GACCTTCCAGTGCTGGAAGCTGTGTGGCACCTGCACAGAGGCAACATCATTGGACTGGGAGAGTTGCTGGAGAG CAATCCTGATGCCCCTGCTGTGGTGGAGTGGCTGTGCAGCAGCCTTTGTGCCCTGTGTGAGCAGGCGGAAGAGCCCTCGCAGGACGCGGAGCTCGCTGGGAGCGTTCTCTCAG ACTTTGCGATCACGTTTCTTCAGAATGGCTTTCAGCAAACGTCAGAGCTGGGAAGGACGTGTGAATTCAAGAAGGTCCCCAAT ATCTGTCGTGCTGTTTTACAAAGAATGTTGACAT GGGTGCTTGATGCTGTTGGTAAAGAGAAGCAGGAGGATGTCTTCACGTTGCAAGCTATGAGGTTCTG GCTGAATGTGTTCAATGTGTCAATTTATAGAAGTGCAGTTCATCCGGATTCCTTGCAGCAGTTTTTTAGACACACCCTGACTGAGGTTCTTACTTACAACCCCTTGTTGAAAG TGTCTGATGCCATCCGTATGCAGAGAGAGTGGAGCTTTACAAGGACTTGTTCGCTGCTCACTGCCTTGTATCGCAAA CTGTTTGTGGCATTCAGTGCAAAGGAGTCGATCTGCCAGCTACAGCAGGTCCTGGAAACACATGAAGTGAATTGGCAGCATGTCCTGTCCTGTGTTTCCGTGCTGGTGGTCTGTCAGGCTGAGGCTGAGCAGTTGTTCAAAG ATCTACTGAGCCATCTCCTGATAAAGGCTTTTGAGAACTATGATATGGAAAATATGATCACTGCATTCCTGATAGCTCGTCAGGCTGCCCTCGAGGGCCCTGCTGTGTTCATGCCGTACTCTGAATGGTTTAAG GCTTCCTTTGGGAGTGCTGGTGGTCAACACGGGAGCAGTAAGAAAGCTCTGGTCTTTCTCTTTGAGTTCTTGTCAGAGCTAGTGCCCTTTGAAGTAGCCCCGTACTTGAAG GTCCATATAATGTACCCGCCTTTTGTGCCATCAAAACATCGATCTATTCTCTTGGAGTATATCACTCTGGCTAAAACCAGACTGGCTGACCTCAAG GTTGCTATAGAAGATATGGGGCTCTATGAAGACTTGTCTTCCACGGATGAAGCCGTGCAG ccccagggccaggCACTTCGTGACGTTGAAAAAGCCCTtcagatatttgaaaatacaAGGAAGATCCCAACATCTGTGATAGAAGCCAG tATTTTCAGGCGACCATATTACATTTCCTGGTTCCTTCCCGCTTTGCTCAGGCCACGTGTg CTCCCTAAAGCCCCGGATGTGTGCATGGCTTTTATAGATTCTTTAAAAAG AGCTGATAAAATACCCTCAAACTTGTACTCGACGTATATACAGGCCTGTTGTgctatgaaagagaaaatgttacaAG ATGAATCAGAAGTGGAGACCAGCCATTCCAAAGAGCCTATTGAGCAGCTGAAGGCTGAACTGGCTGAACTAAGGGTGCTGATTGTGGACCAGGCTAAACATGAAG ATGTGCCAGCACAGATTGCCTTGATTTCTGACAGACTCTCAAGTGTCTTGGGTCACAGCGGTGATGAGAACGACACTGCTGCTTTGAATTCTCGAATCCAAGTTAATGTTTTTGACCCCAAGCTGGAACCCTGCCATCAGAGT GTTGTTGATCTTCTGCTGACATCTTTCTGCCAAAACCTAATTGCTGCTTCCTACTTCAACCCTCCTGACAG GCAGGGCCCATGTCTCTCCTTGTTTGTGAAGATGATATGTGGACACAGGAGGCTCATACCTGCCCTTCTGGGCAGGCTCTGTCAGCTTATTTATCATCAG GGTCCTTCCCTGAATGATGCTCATATTTTAGGACTAGCTGCTTTTGTGATCCATTTAAGTGAATGCAGATCTTTAATTCCTGAAGTGGAAGCTGATTTGGGGATTTCTCAGCCTGTTGCTGAAAAGGTCCTTTCCATTTCCGAGTACTGGAGCTGCTTGCTGGTGTGCAGGACAAAAGAGTCATTCTCCTTCTGCACGAG GTTTTGTACTGCAGCCATATCTTATCTGATGTGCAAGTTTCCATCCTTTTCTCGTGATGATTTATGTGCCTTGGTTCCTCCTAGCCTTGTTAAAAAG TTGCAGTACATTGTACCACGGTTAAGCTTGGAAGCTCGGGGAATCACGTGTGAGGAAGGTAAAGCTGACCTAAGCTGGAGTTCCCTGTCGTGTCCCTCTCTAAACTACAGAAGAGCCAGCCTTTGTTTATGGAAGCAAGCACGGTTTCAAGAGCTCCTGAAGGAAAAAGCATTCCAG tTATCTTTCAGAGAATGGCTGCTCTTGGAACTAGAAGTGCACCCTGAAGAGGATattctttctgcttcagaaag ACAGGATTTCCATTACTGGGCTATCTATCAGTGGTATCTTCCAGCACCTTCTGCTTCTGGTGGCTGTGATGGAGACCTGGAAAAGGCGTGTGGCATTATTATCAACACTATTCTGGATTTCTCACAGAG GTTGGACCTGGGTAGCTATGGCCAGTTGAAGATGTCAGTCAATCCTGATATTCTTTGCAAGTTGCAG GAGCTGGTACTTGAGCTGGGCTGCAGGCGAAAGTCACTTTCTGGCTGTTTGGATGCCAAGAGCCACTTCCTGTTTAAGATTCTTCAGGAAAGATTAAAAGACAGAAAGCACGACTCTGCTTTGGGTGAGCAGTtgtggaggcagcaggagctgctgttgcacagaaG GATTCTGGTAGGGCTCCCTGCATCCGCTCTGATCATGACTTGtcggaaaggaaagaaaacaacgTTGGactgtgaagatttttttcattttgtaaactCTGAGCTG AAGAACGTCTGTTCCAGAGGGTACGCGCTTCCCTACGACATCACCTCCCACTTCTTCAGG GGCCTGCTGAATGCCAGCTTGGACtgtgaagaagcagcagaagcagtcaaTGATGTTCTAACAACGTGTCAAACCAAATGTCCCATTGTGCTTCTCTCTGCAGTG CTCTGGTGGCCACGGTTGGAGCCAGTACTTTGCTCTCAGTGGAAGAGACTCTTCGGGGCTCCGCTCGCAGAAGAGTTGGAAAGACTGAGGGAATGCCAGTCCTGGGCTACGAGGTGTGTATGA
- the FANCA gene encoding Fanconi anemia group A protein isoform X5, whose amino-acid sequence MLNVFNVSIYRSAVHPDSLQQFFRHTLTEVLTYNPLLKVSDAIRMQREWSFTRTCSLLTALYRKLFVAFSAKESICQLQQVLETHEVNWQHVLSCVSVLVVCQAEAEQLFKDLLSHLLIKAFENYDMENMITAFLIARQAALEGPAVFMPYSEWFKASFGSAGGQHGSSKKALVFLFEFLSELVPFEVAPYLKVHIMYPPFVPSKHRSILLEYITLAKTRLADLKVAIEDMGLYEDLSSTDEAVQPQGQALRDVEKALQIFENTRKIPTSVIEASIFRRPYYISWFLPALLRPRVLPKAPDVCMAFIDSLKRADKIPSNLYSTYIQACCAMKEKMLQDESEVETSHSKEPIEQLKAELAELRVLIVDQAKHEDVPAQIALISDRLSSVLGHSGDENDTAALNSRIQVNVFDPKLEPCHQSVVDLLLTSFCQNLIAASYFNPPDRQGPCLSLFVKMICGHRRLIPALLGRLCQLIYHQGPSLNDAHILGLAAFVIHLSECRSLIPEVEADLGISQPVAEKVLSISEYWSCLLVCRTKESFSFCTRFCTAAISYLMCKFPSFSRDDLCALVPPSLVKKLQYIVPRLSLEARGITCEEGKADLSWSSLSCPSLNYRRASLCLWKQARFQELLKEKAFQLSFREWLLLELEVHPEEDILSASERQDFHYWAIYQWYLPAPSASGGCDGDLEKACGIIINTILDFSQRLDLGSYGQLKMSVNPDILCKLQELVLELGCRRKSLSGCLDAKSHFLFKILQERLKDRKHDSALGEQLWRQQELLLHRRILVGLPASALIMTCRKGKKTTLDCEDFFHFVNSELKNVCSRGYALPYDITSHFFRGLLNASLDCEEAAEAVNDVLTTCQTKCPIVLLSAVLWWPRLEPVLCSQWKRLFGAPLAEELERLRECQSWATSFLSSGGVFPLSGPPWISAAFLHCTIQQQSPHGRERNVLKRLGTDTEQLLVSLLFFSLMDLISAKIAPKEGVDFQTSLEWSLEILQCLEERGASWPLLFQSAEKGSRKYFVLHSAASACHSRLLPLAFYSLTPAFDHELLAREQLFLYVALDLYLQLLQLFVEGKDLPQSDQVGQGQDPVEHGDPVEVISKARRFLRAAIPRCPARSFGNLGPLLAACDQLDPELGAILHRSRPAAALDLDEELVLF is encoded by the exons AT GCTGAATGTGTTCAATGTGTCAATTTATAGAAGTGCAGTTCATCCGGATTCCTTGCAGCAGTTTTTTAGACACACCCTGACTGAGGTTCTTACTTACAACCCCTTGTTGAAAG TGTCTGATGCCATCCGTATGCAGAGAGAGTGGAGCTTTACAAGGACTTGTTCGCTGCTCACTGCCTTGTATCGCAAA CTGTTTGTGGCATTCAGTGCAAAGGAGTCGATCTGCCAGCTACAGCAGGTCCTGGAAACACATGAAGTGAATTGGCAGCATGTCCTGTCCTGTGTTTCCGTGCTGGTGGTCTGTCAGGCTGAGGCTGAGCAGTTGTTCAAAG ATCTACTGAGCCATCTCCTGATAAAGGCTTTTGAGAACTATGATATGGAAAATATGATCACTGCATTCCTGATAGCTCGTCAGGCTGCCCTCGAGGGCCCTGCTGTGTTCATGCCGTACTCTGAATGGTTTAAG GCTTCCTTTGGGAGTGCTGGTGGTCAACACGGGAGCAGTAAGAAAGCTCTGGTCTTTCTCTTTGAGTTCTTGTCAGAGCTAGTGCCCTTTGAAGTAGCCCCGTACTTGAAG GTCCATATAATGTACCCGCCTTTTGTGCCATCAAAACATCGATCTATTCTCTTGGAGTATATCACTCTGGCTAAAACCAGACTGGCTGACCTCAAG GTTGCTATAGAAGATATGGGGCTCTATGAAGACTTGTCTTCCACGGATGAAGCCGTGCAG ccccagggccaggCACTTCGTGACGTTGAAAAAGCCCTtcagatatttgaaaatacaAGGAAGATCCCAACATCTGTGATAGAAGCCAG tATTTTCAGGCGACCATATTACATTTCCTGGTTCCTTCCCGCTTTGCTCAGGCCACGTGTg CTCCCTAAAGCCCCGGATGTGTGCATGGCTTTTATAGATTCTTTAAAAAG AGCTGATAAAATACCCTCAAACTTGTACTCGACGTATATACAGGCCTGTTGTgctatgaaagagaaaatgttacaAG ATGAATCAGAAGTGGAGACCAGCCATTCCAAAGAGCCTATTGAGCAGCTGAAGGCTGAACTGGCTGAACTAAGGGTGCTGATTGTGGACCAGGCTAAACATGAAG ATGTGCCAGCACAGATTGCCTTGATTTCTGACAGACTCTCAAGTGTCTTGGGTCACAGCGGTGATGAGAACGACACTGCTGCTTTGAATTCTCGAATCCAAGTTAATGTTTTTGACCCCAAGCTGGAACCCTGCCATCAGAGT GTTGTTGATCTTCTGCTGACATCTTTCTGCCAAAACCTAATTGCTGCTTCCTACTTCAACCCTCCTGACAG GCAGGGCCCATGTCTCTCCTTGTTTGTGAAGATGATATGTGGACACAGGAGGCTCATACCTGCCCTTCTGGGCAGGCTCTGTCAGCTTATTTATCATCAG GGTCCTTCCCTGAATGATGCTCATATTTTAGGACTAGCTGCTTTTGTGATCCATTTAAGTGAATGCAGATCTTTAATTCCTGAAGTGGAAGCTGATTTGGGGATTTCTCAGCCTGTTGCTGAAAAGGTCCTTTCCATTTCCGAGTACTGGAGCTGCTTGCTGGTGTGCAGGACAAAAGAGTCATTCTCCTTCTGCACGAG GTTTTGTACTGCAGCCATATCTTATCTGATGTGCAAGTTTCCATCCTTTTCTCGTGATGATTTATGTGCCTTGGTTCCTCCTAGCCTTGTTAAAAAG TTGCAGTACATTGTACCACGGTTAAGCTTGGAAGCTCGGGGAATCACGTGTGAGGAAGGTAAAGCTGACCTAAGCTGGAGTTCCCTGTCGTGTCCCTCTCTAAACTACAGAAGAGCCAGCCTTTGTTTATGGAAGCAAGCACGGTTTCAAGAGCTCCTGAAGGAAAAAGCATTCCAG tTATCTTTCAGAGAATGGCTGCTCTTGGAACTAGAAGTGCACCCTGAAGAGGATattctttctgcttcagaaag ACAGGATTTCCATTACTGGGCTATCTATCAGTGGTATCTTCCAGCACCTTCTGCTTCTGGTGGCTGTGATGGAGACCTGGAAAAGGCGTGTGGCATTATTATCAACACTATTCTGGATTTCTCACAGAG GTTGGACCTGGGTAGCTATGGCCAGTTGAAGATGTCAGTCAATCCTGATATTCTTTGCAAGTTGCAG GAGCTGGTACTTGAGCTGGGCTGCAGGCGAAAGTCACTTTCTGGCTGTTTGGATGCCAAGAGCCACTTCCTGTTTAAGATTCTTCAGGAAAGATTAAAAGACAGAAAGCACGACTCTGCTTTGGGTGAGCAGTtgtggaggcagcaggagctgctgttgcacagaaG GATTCTGGTAGGGCTCCCTGCATCCGCTCTGATCATGACTTGtcggaaaggaaagaaaacaacgTTGGactgtgaagatttttttcattttgtaaactCTGAGCTG AAGAACGTCTGTTCCAGAGGGTACGCGCTTCCCTACGACATCACCTCCCACTTCTTCAGG GGCCTGCTGAATGCCAGCTTGGACtgtgaagaagcagcagaagcagtcaaTGATGTTCTAACAACGTGTCAAACCAAATGTCCCATTGTGCTTCTCTCTGCAGTG CTCTGGTGGCCACGGTTGGAGCCAGTACTTTGCTCTCAGTGGAAGAGACTCTTCGGGGCTCCGCTCGCAGAAGAGTTGGAAAGACTGAGGGAATGCCAGTCCTGGGCTACGAG CTTCCTTTCTTCAGGAGGggtttttcctctctctggCCCTCCTTGGATTTCTGCTGCCTTCCTCCACTGCACCATTCAACAGCAGTCACCACatggaagagagagaaatgtaCTGAAGAGGCTGGGGACTGACACAGAGCAG cttcttgtttCGCTGCTGTTCTTCTCGCTCATGGACCTTATCTCAGCAAAAATAGCACCAAAG GAGGGCGTGGACTTTCAGACCTCTCTGGAATGGTCCCTGGAGATTTTGCAGTGCCTGGAAGAGAGGGGCGCGTCCTGGCCACTTCTCTTCCAGTCAGCAGAAAAAG gctccagaaaatactTTGTCCTGCACAGCGCGGCCTCAGCCTGCCACAGCCGGCTCTTGCCTCTCGCGTTCTACAG CCTCACCCCTGCCTTTGACCACGAGCTGCTTGCTAGAGAGCAGCTCTTCCTCTACGTGGCGCTCGACCTCTACCTCCAGCTGCTTCAGCTCTTTGTGGAAGGGAAGGACCTGCCTCAGTCTGACCAGGTGGGACAAGGCCAAGACCCTGTGGAGCAC GGGGATCCCGTGGAGGTGATCTCCAAGGCCCGTCGGTTCCTGCGTGCTGCGATTCCTCGCTGCCCTGCCAGAAGCTTTGGGAACCTAGGACCG TTACTAGCTGCCTGTGACCAACTTGACCCCGAGCTGGGAGCCATCCTGCATCGCTCGaggccagctgcagccctggacCTGGACGAGGAGCTGGTCCTGTTTTGA
- the FANCA gene encoding Fanconi anemia group A protein isoform X4 — translation MRFWLNVFNVSIYRSAVHPDSLQQFFRHTLTEVLTYNPLLKVSDAIRMQREWSFTRTCSLLTALYRKLFVAFSAKESICQLQQVLETHEVNWQHVLSCVSVLVVCQAEAEQLFKDLLSHLLIKAFENYDMENMITAFLIARQAALEGPAVFMPYSEWFKASFGSAGGQHGSSKKALVFLFEFLSELVPFEVAPYLKVHIMYPPFVPSKHRSILLEYITLAKTRLADLKVAIEDMGLYEDLSSTDEAVQPQGQALRDVEKALQIFENTRKIPTSVIEASIFRRPYYISWFLPALLRPRVLPKAPDVCMAFIDSLKRADKIPSNLYSTYIQACCAMKEKMLQDESEVETSHSKEPIEQLKAELAELRVLIVDQAKHEDVPAQIALISDRLSSVLGHSGDENDTAALNSRIQVNVFDPKLEPCHQSVVDLLLTSFCQNLIAASYFNPPDRQGPCLSLFVKMICGHRRLIPALLGRLCQLIYHQGPSLNDAHILGLAAFVIHLSECRSLIPEVEADLGISQPVAEKVLSISEYWSCLLVCRTKESFSFCTRFCTAAISYLMCKFPSFSRDDLCALVPPSLVKKLQYIVPRLSLEARGITCEEGKADLSWSSLSCPSLNYRRASLCLWKQARFQELLKEKAFQLSFREWLLLELEVHPEEDILSASERQDFHYWAIYQWYLPAPSASGGCDGDLEKACGIIINTILDFSQRLDLGSYGQLKMSVNPDILCKLQELVLELGCRRKSLSGCLDAKSHFLFKILQERLKDRKHDSALGEQLWRQQELLLHRRILVGLPASALIMTCRKGKKTTLDCEDFFHFVNSELKNVCSRGYALPYDITSHFFRGLLNASLDCEEAAEAVNDVLTTCQTKCPIVLLSAVLWWPRLEPVLCSQWKRLFGAPLAEELERLRECQSWATSFLSSGGVFPLSGPPWISAAFLHCTIQQQSPHGRERNVLKRLGTDTEQLLVSLLFFSLMDLISAKIAPKEGVDFQTSLEWSLEILQCLEERGASWPLLFQSAEKGSRKYFVLHSAASACHSRLLPLAFYSLTPAFDHELLAREQLFLYVALDLYLQLLQLFVEGKDLPQSDQVGQGQDPVEHGDPVEVISKARRFLRAAIPRCPARSFGNLGPLLAACDQLDPELGAILHRSRPAAALDLDEELVLF, via the exons ATGAGGTTCTG GCTGAATGTGTTCAATGTGTCAATTTATAGAAGTGCAGTTCATCCGGATTCCTTGCAGCAGTTTTTTAGACACACCCTGACTGAGGTTCTTACTTACAACCCCTTGTTGAAAG TGTCTGATGCCATCCGTATGCAGAGAGAGTGGAGCTTTACAAGGACTTGTTCGCTGCTCACTGCCTTGTATCGCAAA CTGTTTGTGGCATTCAGTGCAAAGGAGTCGATCTGCCAGCTACAGCAGGTCCTGGAAACACATGAAGTGAATTGGCAGCATGTCCTGTCCTGTGTTTCCGTGCTGGTGGTCTGTCAGGCTGAGGCTGAGCAGTTGTTCAAAG ATCTACTGAGCCATCTCCTGATAAAGGCTTTTGAGAACTATGATATGGAAAATATGATCACTGCATTCCTGATAGCTCGTCAGGCTGCCCTCGAGGGCCCTGCTGTGTTCATGCCGTACTCTGAATGGTTTAAG GCTTCCTTTGGGAGTGCTGGTGGTCAACACGGGAGCAGTAAGAAAGCTCTGGTCTTTCTCTTTGAGTTCTTGTCAGAGCTAGTGCCCTTTGAAGTAGCCCCGTACTTGAAG GTCCATATAATGTACCCGCCTTTTGTGCCATCAAAACATCGATCTATTCTCTTGGAGTATATCACTCTGGCTAAAACCAGACTGGCTGACCTCAAG GTTGCTATAGAAGATATGGGGCTCTATGAAGACTTGTCTTCCACGGATGAAGCCGTGCAG ccccagggccaggCACTTCGTGACGTTGAAAAAGCCCTtcagatatttgaaaatacaAGGAAGATCCCAACATCTGTGATAGAAGCCAG tATTTTCAGGCGACCATATTACATTTCCTGGTTCCTTCCCGCTTTGCTCAGGCCACGTGTg CTCCCTAAAGCCCCGGATGTGTGCATGGCTTTTATAGATTCTTTAAAAAG AGCTGATAAAATACCCTCAAACTTGTACTCGACGTATATACAGGCCTGTTGTgctatgaaagagaaaatgttacaAG ATGAATCAGAAGTGGAGACCAGCCATTCCAAAGAGCCTATTGAGCAGCTGAAGGCTGAACTGGCTGAACTAAGGGTGCTGATTGTGGACCAGGCTAAACATGAAG ATGTGCCAGCACAGATTGCCTTGATTTCTGACAGACTCTCAAGTGTCTTGGGTCACAGCGGTGATGAGAACGACACTGCTGCTTTGAATTCTCGAATCCAAGTTAATGTTTTTGACCCCAAGCTGGAACCCTGCCATCAGAGT GTTGTTGATCTTCTGCTGACATCTTTCTGCCAAAACCTAATTGCTGCTTCCTACTTCAACCCTCCTGACAG GCAGGGCCCATGTCTCTCCTTGTTTGTGAAGATGATATGTGGACACAGGAGGCTCATACCTGCCCTTCTGGGCAGGCTCTGTCAGCTTATTTATCATCAG GGTCCTTCCCTGAATGATGCTCATATTTTAGGACTAGCTGCTTTTGTGATCCATTTAAGTGAATGCAGATCTTTAATTCCTGAAGTGGAAGCTGATTTGGGGATTTCTCAGCCTGTTGCTGAAAAGGTCCTTTCCATTTCCGAGTACTGGAGCTGCTTGCTGGTGTGCAGGACAAAAGAGTCATTCTCCTTCTGCACGAG GTTTTGTACTGCAGCCATATCTTATCTGATGTGCAAGTTTCCATCCTTTTCTCGTGATGATTTATGTGCCTTGGTTCCTCCTAGCCTTGTTAAAAAG TTGCAGTACATTGTACCACGGTTAAGCTTGGAAGCTCGGGGAATCACGTGTGAGGAAGGTAAAGCTGACCTAAGCTGGAGTTCCCTGTCGTGTCCCTCTCTAAACTACAGAAGAGCCAGCCTTTGTTTATGGAAGCAAGCACGGTTTCAAGAGCTCCTGAAGGAAAAAGCATTCCAG tTATCTTTCAGAGAATGGCTGCTCTTGGAACTAGAAGTGCACCCTGAAGAGGATattctttctgcttcagaaag ACAGGATTTCCATTACTGGGCTATCTATCAGTGGTATCTTCCAGCACCTTCTGCTTCTGGTGGCTGTGATGGAGACCTGGAAAAGGCGTGTGGCATTATTATCAACACTATTCTGGATTTCTCACAGAG GTTGGACCTGGGTAGCTATGGCCAGTTGAAGATGTCAGTCAATCCTGATATTCTTTGCAAGTTGCAG GAGCTGGTACTTGAGCTGGGCTGCAGGCGAAAGTCACTTTCTGGCTGTTTGGATGCCAAGAGCCACTTCCTGTTTAAGATTCTTCAGGAAAGATTAAAAGACAGAAAGCACGACTCTGCTTTGGGTGAGCAGTtgtggaggcagcaggagctgctgttgcacagaaG GATTCTGGTAGGGCTCCCTGCATCCGCTCTGATCATGACTTGtcggaaaggaaagaaaacaacgTTGGactgtgaagatttttttcattttgtaaactCTGAGCTG AAGAACGTCTGTTCCAGAGGGTACGCGCTTCCCTACGACATCACCTCCCACTTCTTCAGG GGCCTGCTGAATGCCAGCTTGGACtgtgaagaagcagcagaagcagtcaaTGATGTTCTAACAACGTGTCAAACCAAATGTCCCATTGTGCTTCTCTCTGCAGTG CTCTGGTGGCCACGGTTGGAGCCAGTACTTTGCTCTCAGTGGAAGAGACTCTTCGGGGCTCCGCTCGCAGAAGAGTTGGAAAGACTGAGGGAATGCCAGTCCTGGGCTACGAG CTTCCTTTCTTCAGGAGGggtttttcctctctctggCCCTCCTTGGATTTCTGCTGCCTTCCTCCACTGCACCATTCAACAGCAGTCACCACatggaagagagagaaatgtaCTGAAGAGGCTGGGGACTGACACAGAGCAG cttcttgtttCGCTGCTGTTCTTCTCGCTCATGGACCTTATCTCAGCAAAAATAGCACCAAAG GAGGGCGTGGACTTTCAGACCTCTCTGGAATGGTCCCTGGAGATTTTGCAGTGCCTGGAAGAGAGGGGCGCGTCCTGGCCACTTCTCTTCCAGTCAGCAGAAAAAG gctccagaaaatactTTGTCCTGCACAGCGCGGCCTCAGCCTGCCACAGCCGGCTCTTGCCTCTCGCGTTCTACAG CCTCACCCCTGCCTTTGACCACGAGCTGCTTGCTAGAGAGCAGCTCTTCCTCTACGTGGCGCTCGACCTCTACCTCCAGCTGCTTCAGCTCTTTGTGGAAGGGAAGGACCTGCCTCAGTCTGACCAGGTGGGACAAGGCCAAGACCCTGTGGAGCAC GGGGATCCCGTGGAGGTGATCTCCAAGGCCCGTCGGTTCCTGCGTGCTGCGATTCCTCGCTGCCCTGCCAGAAGCTTTGGGAACCTAGGACCG TTACTAGCTGCCTGTGACCAACTTGACCCCGAGCTGGGAGCCATCCTGCATCGCTCGaggccagctgcagccctggacCTGGACGAGGAGCTGGTCCTGTTTTGA